DNA from Labrus bergylta chromosome 3, fLabBer1.1, whole genome shotgun sequence:
TGCATTAatggcattgtttttgtttgtggctctttgtttgtattttgtgaattgTTAGCTCCACTTGTCACTAACAATTAGGGACCGGAGTGTAAGagccatattcatgtttttgggtcaagctgtaaatcattttcatgattGTGCCACTGGGTGTCgctgtcctattgtttaagtCACAGGTATATATGTACGTCACTTGTCAAGGTACGGGAGGTGTTTGACCCCAGAAGGGCTTATGGTTTTTGACCGCTGAGGCGGCAGGCGGCATGGAGAAACCgcagctgtattgtttgtttgtttgtttgtttagttcaaaAGAATGGAAACTGATGGACGCTGTATTCACTTCATGGTGCTGCAATAAATGGATTGTATTATGCTGCAAACCAAAGACACGACTGCAGAAATCTTATTGATCGACAAACAGCAAACGGGATCGTATTGACCTACGACAGTACGGCGCGTCAGCCAGGTCACTCCtgggagtcaaaacaaaacggCAGCTTTAGTATTAGACTAAGCTTCTATAGTGTCCCtcgtgtatgttttgtttcgagtgggcgcgagccgtcggCAGGTTTCACCCATTCCTCCATCTCCAAGTTCTCCTCGATTGTCTTCAGGACGTCTAAACTGATCGCGGTGCTGTGGGGGACgcactgaggagaaacacagacgagctctgatggaacaaacaccacatgacttcaaataacacgTGAACTTTATCATTCATGTGGAGGCAGAGCAATAACATAGAACACCTTGTTCTGGCTTCTGGCCTTAcaataaactacaaatacacCAGCTGGTACCAGGAgatatgttttaaataattcactacacatgaaataaaacagcaactTTGGTTTGAATATCACTTCAGAGAacatgtgtctctgagtctatACGCACGccgtgtgtttgtcaggagacttctcagaaaacatatttatattttcatttcattgtacagtgttcacctttgttattttttgtattatatctttgctttaatacagtgtatagcttctgtacagtttatttaagcaAATGTACCCTCTTTAATGAGTtgcattttgtacttttcaagctctagttttctttttttgtttcaaatgttaaacctgCATCAACAAAACGAGGTGTAATGCCTGCccctaaaaaaaatagctttcatAGGATTGTTACTCATACACTGAAGCCATTGTCAAAATCCCAAATCAAGTCTGCCACTGATTAAATACCAAGTTTAAAAACGAACTTAACCAAAcgtctcagaaaatgtaatgtaacaaggtaatcagtccaacaaacaaagaaaatatgctgctttaCTTTACAAGCTTTATGGAGACACCCCAACACCTACACTAATAACTAACTCACCTAAGCCTCACTTCTTCAATGGCTTGTCGAGCTCGAGGCGTCTCCCAAACTCGGACACCATCCCTGAAGACCACTGACCtagtcacctgaaacacaccgaATTTGGTGCACCCCCTCCCCAGAGTtaccaccaaaaataaaaaaggcaaaataacaaagtggCAAGTCCTGCTTGCCCGGCGGCTTGCTGATCAGGgtgctcaaaaataaaactcttgtcAAACAAACCTTGTTACACCATTGtaattttaaatatcaattaatcaaaatgaCGGTCAAACTAACAAGTACAACtaatgctctgaagaaagtcaaatcGTTAAATCTTCAAACAAATTGTACCAGTAACAAGTCAGAGAGGTTACTTACCACTCTACACAGATCAAGTtccaaacaaactacacaaacaatCTGATACACAACTAATTAGATTTACAACTACCAAGTATCAAGCCAAATCCAAGTTCAGAAGTCAGACCAGCCCCATTTTCTCACAACCCAGGCAAATCCTCCTaatcaaagaatgtgcaaacTGTAAATTTGTGGTGAttgtaatggtgaatgtgtgtagtgttgacgagagagagacagaggctgtatctgaattgccaagtacatactcaatctttcagtagacagtacctactatccatgCTGTACACTGTttgtacctactattcagtaggcgcgcacagtaggaagatatttgttcctacttcttctgattcattcagtaaagaAGTGACATCATTTACGtgtcccgaaccggccgcattcacctgttttctttgatttttttgtttagctttattcaagaagagtaatgcacatatacagtcaggtaaacaaaaaacaatattacaatgtaaatcaagtaaaaggcagattaaataactaaataacatacagtacataaagaaaagtacaaatgaaagacagtaatatacagaatataaaataaaccaataaagacgcatttaaagagttaaatcattatttaaatagagggggaaaggttttataataatgcagacatttgttatattttctgttgttaattcaaagtagtgatttcagacgggactttaactctagattaaaaattgattaaattaatccacgctcgtttgttttgatttggaggcagacgtgaagtgacgatttacgtttagtttcgcacagcattgtgggtaaaatacaattcatttcctgaaagcacgcatccgatccatattGTATAAACCCCGGAaattagtatccatactgaaatgttcagtatactgaagtTAACCCAaacaatgcatactgaatgaccacgaaagttcagtatactgaaactcctactaaaaagtactgcctactgaactgtggctattcggaaagggcccgaGAATAAGAAGCCACTTTAAATACTGAGGCCCTGTGTGCCCAGGTGCACAACATCAAATGAAGTGGCTCTGCCCCTCTttacctgaaggcaacctgagtggggagaaacacaaggcagcagaaagagcactGACTGGGTGTGTGGTTATGGTGCACCACAAAGAGTGCACAGTGATCTGGGTCGGAACTTTGAGTCAGAGGTGTTCCAGAAAATGGGCTCACTGTTATTGAGAAAATGCACAACACACCTTTTCGACCACAGTCTGATGGACCGGTAGAAAGATTTAACTCCACCCTGCAGAAGATTCTGGCCACAACAGCCGAGCGCTGACACGGGGACCTTAGGATCCCCTACGCTGTCATGGCTTACAGAGCAACCAGGCACAGCGCTACCAGTTTCACACCCAACTTCATGATGTTCAGCCGTGAAGTTAGTGAACCGGGGGACCTGGTATCTGGCCTGCCCACCGACCCttaaacagctccttcttcccctGAGTATGTCCAGCAAACTCCGGGAGAGTCAGAGTGGAGTTGGATCATCGGATTGCCAGAGATGCACTGGGAGagtcagtgaagcagcaaaaaggaagccaaagagagaaatgataacagaacaaatatacacacaattgaagtgttttttccacATACCATTTAATtatacacactgaaggctataatgcatttctattgtttcttctaacaatatgttgagtaaatccagaatgccagatgacatctacaagtgttgtcattcagtttgggatcaaaggctgcagcagttaggtgcccagtggcctctgcactcttaattaatcctgtgcatgttcaggtgtcattgagattttctttattttgtattctgactgcaggattcttattaagggttaaaggttttcagttaaataaacatggacctgatctgactgtggtcgctctgcatcaggatctgctgagttccttttctttaccaaagagactttaggcactcgacacaaaataacacaagtagatgaaagtctttctcactctacatcagtttatttattacaaggtgacacgtgagctgtctgaagaacttctgCTAACCAACACAGAGGcatccaaggaaacagagtgacagaaagaagaagatatcaggagagaagaagaatccttacactgtaactgtttcatataaacactttaaattcaaacgtcatagctgatcccaacttactggttcatatgtcagcaacaaaacatcaatgtcagaaaagtagagacagatttatgtcttttatctcttttttgtcttatatACACATTAGTGATGTGAAGTTGGAATCCtttggatcagttttaccattgcacagaattagcatttctctcctgtgtgaatcatcatgtgtctggtcagagtCTCTTTCtggttaaaccttttaccacactcggagcagctgaagggtttctctcctgtatgaactaacatgtgttttgtcagacttCCTCTTAaggtaaaacttttactgcaaacagagcagctgaagggtttctctcctgtatggaCTAACATGTGTGTGATCAGATTTTGTCCTagggtaaaacttttactgcaaacagagcagctgaagggtttctctcctgtatgaactaacatgtgtgtggtcagatttcctattcgggtaaagcttttactgcaaacagagcagctgaagggtttctctcctgtatgaactaacatgtgtctggtcagatttcctcttaagttaaagcttttactgcaaagagagcagctgaagggtttctctcctgtatgaactaacatgtgtgtggtcagatttcctcttagggtaaagcttttactgcaaacagagcagctgaaggctttctctcctgtatgaactaacatgtgtctggtcagatgcCCTTtctggttaaatcttttaccacactccgagcagctgtgttgtctcttaccagtctttagtttcttatttttcaagtttaattctgacagatcttctcttgtctctttccaatcatcactgtcatcagtctcaggttcatgagagtcttcagtctcgacctcagtctctggttgtaaacgtctctctggatctgagtctctctctggttctgctcctccacagtcctctccatcaactcctgtttccatctgttcagtttgtctctgatgaagctgtgaggactgaggtttctcttcatcatcttcactcttcacagagacaggagtgaaggggaacttggtggtatcagcctcctccagtccttgaaggtgttcttcctcctgactgatccacagttcctcatgttcttctttaatgtgttggggcttagtgtcctcctggtccagaatgtggctccactcctgctgctcaggtggaagctcttctttactcaccaacagctgctggacatctgcaggacacagtaaacaaacattaacggtacttaaactgctttttaaatattaataagggctgtcaaatgatttcatttttaaaggctgaaaatcaatagttcactagaattgatcacattttaatcatgtttggaattcactcattttgcatttaaaaaaacgtttttaatgcttttattttgtaatgccttaagcttaggttactttacttcctcttcggatacaaacctacctttattttgaaagaaaataaggaacttgtctaaggctgtgaagattgaggtttctcatcatcattaagtcctggagagcgggcagccaaggttcgaaaccgacctgtggctcatttccaaaacggcaacagaaaggctggcgttatgtaaatgagccatgtgctgctgatcacttcctgattatgtcagatactacctcttcacacaccaaagtgctgagctagctcaatctttaggaaagaataagatatgtgtccaacagagagtttttgcaattaaattgcagaaattgcaacaattatttgcattttttttaatacaaaaaatcaagacttttttcattaaactatgttcttacacacactttgatgtagGGATGTAATGATTCACGAGACTGGGTTCGCGATACGATTCtttcacgatttattttacaaattgagactgaagaaacattttgaaataactgaaaaagattcctttaatttattcatgaaaacaccatgggggggggggcacagaccCTTAAAgggatcatggtgttcatgtgtttctttgaataacagcagtcaaaacaattatttcaacttttaacgGTCTGTCTagcttagtttttgttcctgcaactcccttttctgagcacccctgaatgcatctctcattgtctgagcacccctgaatgcagcatggtcACAGCGCATTTTCTGAgtaatggcagagagagagagacatgcccagaaaagtctgaagtaagCTAAGCagcctactttattttctgatggttcttgaggactttttattattgtgcacacccaggcctccgctggtgaaagtgtgctcacctgtgtgtgcgctcaagtgtctgtgtgtgtgtacagtgtagtgtctcagctacagacatcacacccccagtctcttattctcatctcaggagacttgaatcacgcttccctgtctgccactctccctactttcactcagtatgttgactgccataccagggacaataaaactttggacttactgtatgcaaacaccaaggatgcatacagatcatcacccctccccccctctgggccgctcagaccacaacctggtgagactgcagcccatttacatacctatggtgaaaaaacaaccccccacaaccaggtatgtgaagaagtggtctaaggaggccactgaggcgctgcaggactgcagGACTTTACACACCTTAAAGTTTGGGGATCTGGTAGAATTTAAGACTACACAAATAATgtgtaaagcaaaaaataagCTGCTACctgtaaacagacaaaaagtgttcaaagacagagaggggggttatAACTTTAGAGGGAAACTAAACTTGAAACAGCATTATGCTCGGaccaatttaaaaagtatgtgtATTTCCATTTGTGGGGTGGTTTTGTGGAATGGTCTTGACGAAACGATTAAACAAAGTATGAAtataatgcacttttttttttttaaatgtacaaaagatATATCTTTTTAAAGTTCAGAAATGAGGAAGGAGAATGTAAATCTCACAGCTGTTAATGGCGcctgttcattttgttcttttttttggtttgttttgtttttcttaatcactcgattggagtattttttttgtattgtctgtttagtttatttgattggattttgcatttgttaatggtgaaGAATGGGGGTAGGACTTGACAAGCCTAGGCTTCTTCCTATTCCTTTTTGAACgagtcaaatgtgtattatattgaaattggctttttatt
Protein-coding regions in this window:
- the LOC136178552 gene encoding gastrula zinc finger protein XlCGF57.1-like, which gives rise to MAGFKDLKELFSRRLLAAVIRDITEERTTSGYEEELHRQRKLLDVILTPEIKLQRTDVQQLLVSKEELPPEQQEWSHILDQEDTKPQHIKEEHEELWISQEEEHLQGLEEADTTKFPFTPVSVKSEDDEEKPQSSQLHQRQTEQMETGVDGEDCGGAEPERDSDPERRLQPETEVETEDSHEPETDDSDDWKETREDLSELNLKNKKLKTGKRQHSCSECGKRFNQKGHLTRHMLVHTGEKAFSCSVCSKSFTLRGNLTTHMLVHTGEKPFSCSLCSKSFNLRGNLTRHMLVHTGEKPFSCSVCSKSFTRIGNLTTHMLVHTGEKPFSCSVCSKSFTLGQNLITHMLVHTGEKPFSCSVCSKSFTLRGSLTKHMLVHTGEKPFSCSECGKRFNQKETLTRHMMIHTGEKC